A window of the Rhodoferax sp. GW822-FHT02A01 genome harbors these coding sequences:
- a CDS encoding hydroxymethylglutaryl-CoA lyase — protein sequence MDYPSRVKLVDVGPRDGLQNEKQAVPAAVKIELVHRLQAAGLTEIEVTSFVSPKWVPQMADNAEVMAGIQRKPGVRYSVLTPNMQGYEAAAKTGPDEIVVFAAASEAFSQKNINCSIAESIERFRPVTQAARAAGIHVRGAISCTVGCPYEGEIAPERVELVARLMKEIGVQHVGVADTIGVGTPRKVQRALDAALKYYDINDVSGHFHDTYGQALANTLASLEMGIWQFDASVAGLGGCPYAKGATGNVATEDVVYMLHGMGIETGIDLDLLIDAGKFISDALGRKPHSRAANALLTKRLG from the coding sequence ATGGACTACCCCTCCCGTGTGAAGCTGGTGGACGTCGGCCCCCGCGACGGCCTGCAAAATGAAAAGCAGGCGGTGCCAGCGGCGGTCAAGATCGAGCTGGTGCATCGGCTGCAGGCTGCCGGGTTGACCGAGATCGAGGTCACCAGTTTCGTGTCGCCCAAATGGGTGCCGCAGATGGCAGACAACGCCGAGGTGATGGCGGGCATACAGCGCAAGCCGGGTGTGCGCTACTCGGTGCTCACACCCAATATGCAGGGCTATGAAGCCGCGGCCAAGACCGGGCCCGACGAGATCGTGGTGTTTGCCGCCGCCAGCGAGGCCTTCAGCCAGAAGAACATCAACTGCTCGATTGCCGAGAGCATCGAGCGCTTCCGCCCGGTGACGCAGGCCGCTCGCGCCGCAGGCATCCATGTGCGCGGCGCCATCTCCTGCACCGTGGGTTGCCCATATGAGGGCGAGATCGCGCCCGAGCGGGTGGAGCTGGTGGCGCGACTGATGAAGGAGATTGGTGTGCAGCACGTGGGCGTGGCTGACACCATCGGCGTGGGTACGCCGCGCAAGGTACAGCGGGCGCTGGACGCTGCGCTCAAGTACTACGACATCAACGATGTCTCCGGCCACTTCCACGACACCTACGGGCAGGCGCTGGCCAACACCCTGGCGAGCCTGGAAATGGGCATCTGGCAGTTCGACGCCTCGGTGGCGGGGCTGGGCGGTTGCCCGTATGCCAAGGGTGCCACCGGCAATGTGGCCACGGAAGACGTGGTCTATATGCTGCACGGCATGGGCATAGAGACCGGTATCGATCTGGACTTGCTTATCGATGCGGGCAAGTTCATCAGCGATGCGCTGGGCCGCAAGCCCCATTCACGCGCGGCCAACGCGCTGCTCACCAAGCGCCTGGGCTGA
- a CDS encoding acetyl/propionyl/methylcrotonyl-CoA carboxylase subunit alpha, protein MFKKILIANRGEIAGRVAATAARMAIQTVAVYSDADAGAKHVQACDEAVHIGGSAPKDSYLRWEKIIEVAKAIGAQAIHPGYGFLSENEAFAQACADAGLVFIGPPPSAIQAMGLKAESKQLMEKAGVPLVPGYHAADQDPALLQREADRIGYPVLIKASAGGGGKGMRAVDRSEDFADALASCKREAINSFGDDAVLIEKYVQRPRHIEIQVFGDTLGNYVYLFERDCSVQRRHQKVLEEAPAPGMTPELRARMGQAAVEAARAVGYVGAGTVEFIVEQPLGYEHPEAMKFYFMEMNTRLQVEHPVTEAITGLDLVEWQLRVASGEALPLQQSDLQIHGHAIEARICAETPDNNFLPATGTLHVYGLPACSNFARADLGVRVDSGVRAGDTISPFYDSMVAKLIVHGNTREEALARLDTALMQTHIVGLATNVQFLRHVARSAAFAEAKLDTALIPREAAVLFNQEKVGLSLAAAALVAHTLDQEAQAVRVADVNGWIDPWAQRDGWRSHGPSLRRFAAVFHDEPQQILFTRLHGGALQIEVAGVCENLQYQRLSNGALDIMLGAQRIKAQVFDHGEVLHVFTPLGATTITRVDALAHAGDTQSEGGRLTAPMPGKVVSFAVKAGDRVKKGQALAVMEAMKMEHTIAAPADGTVAELLFAPGDQVAEGAELLRLEVPETVAA, encoded by the coding sequence ATGTTTAAGAAGATCCTGATTGCCAACCGCGGCGAAATCGCCGGCCGCGTGGCGGCCACCGCAGCCCGCATGGCCATACAGACCGTGGCGGTGTATTCCGATGCCGACGCGGGCGCCAAGCATGTGCAGGCCTGTGACGAGGCGGTGCACATAGGCGGCAGCGCGCCCAAGGACAGCTACCTGCGCTGGGAAAAGATCATCGAGGTGGCCAAGGCCATTGGTGCACAGGCGATCCACCCCGGCTACGGCTTTCTGAGCGAGAACGAAGCCTTTGCCCAGGCCTGCGCCGATGCCGGGCTGGTTTTCATCGGCCCGCCGCCCTCGGCCATCCAGGCCATGGGTCTCAAGGCCGAATCCAAGCAGCTGATGGAAAAGGCCGGTGTGCCGCTGGTGCCGGGCTACCATGCAGCCGACCAGGACCCGGCGCTGCTGCAGCGCGAGGCGGACCGCATCGGCTACCCGGTGCTGATCAAGGCCAGCGCAGGCGGCGGCGGCAAGGGCATGCGTGCGGTAGACCGGAGCGAGGACTTTGCCGACGCGCTGGCCAGCTGCAAGCGCGAAGCCATCAACAGCTTTGGCGATGACGCGGTGCTGATCGAGAAATACGTGCAGCGCCCGCGCCATATCGAGATCCAGGTGTTTGGCGACACGCTGGGCAACTATGTGTACCTGTTCGAGCGCGACTGCTCGGTGCAGCGGCGCCACCAGAAAGTGTTGGAAGAGGCGCCTGCGCCCGGCATGACGCCGGAGCTGCGCGCGCGCATGGGCCAGGCTGCGGTGGAAGCCGCGCGTGCCGTGGGTTATGTGGGAGCGGGTACGGTGGAGTTCATCGTGGAGCAACCGCTGGGCTACGAGCATCCTGAGGCCATGAAGTTCTATTTCATGGAAATGAACACGCGGCTGCAGGTGGAGCATCCGGTGACCGAGGCCATCACCGGGCTGGACCTGGTGGAGTGGCAACTGCGCGTGGCCAGTGGCGAGGCATTGCCGCTGCAGCAAAGCGATCTGCAGATTCACGGTCATGCCATCGAAGCACGCATCTGCGCCGAGACGCCGGACAACAACTTTCTGCCCGCCACCGGCACCTTGCATGTATATGGCCTGCCGGCCTGCAGCAACTTTGCCCGCGCGGACCTGGGCGTGCGGGTGGACTCTGGCGTGCGTGCGGGCGACACCATCAGCCCGTTCTACGACTCCATGGTGGCCAAGCTGATCGTGCACGGCAACACGCGCGAAGAGGCATTGGCGCGGCTGGATACGGCGCTCATGCAGACCCATATCGTGGGGCTGGCCACCAATGTGCAGTTCCTGCGCCATGTGGCGCGCAGTGCGGCGTTTGCCGAAGCGAAGCTGGATACCGCGCTGATACCGCGTGAAGCTGCCGTGCTGTTCAACCAGGAGAAGGTGGGCCTGTCACTGGCCGCGGCCGCGCTCGTGGCCCACACCCTGGACCAGGAGGCACAAGCCGTGCGCGTGGCCGATGTGAACGGCTGGATAGACCCCTGGGCCCAGCGCGACGGCTGGCGTTCGCACGGGCCTTCGCTACGCCGCTTTGCAGCCGTCTTTCATGATGAACCACAGCAGATCCTGTTTACCCGCTTGCATGGCGGTGCGCTGCAGATCGAGGTGGCCGGTGTCTGCGAGAACCTGCAGTACCAGCGCCTGTCCAATGGCGCGCTGGACATCATGCTGGGTGCGCAGCGCATCAAGGCGCAGGTGTTTGACCATGGCGAGGTGCTGCACGTGTTCACCCCGCTGGGTGCCACCACCATCACCCGCGTGGATGCGTTGGCCCACGCGGGCGACACGCAGTCCGAAGGTGGGCGTCTGACTGCACCCATGCCGGGCAAGGTGGTGTCCTTCGCCGTCAAGGCCGGAGATCGGGTCAAGAAAGGCCAGGCTTTGGCGGTGATGGAGGCCATGAAGATGGAACACACCATTGCCGCGCCCGCCGATGGCACGGTGGCCGAACTTTTGTTTGCACCGGGTGATCAGGTGGCCGAAGGGGCGGAGTTGCTGCGCCTGGAGGTTCCAGAGACCGTGGCCGCGTAG
- a CDS encoding carboxyl transferase domain-containing protein, with translation MPVLESKLNPRSADFQANAAAMRALVEDLNRQIDKAAMGGGEAARAKHTARGKLLPRDRVAMLLDPGTPFLELSPLAALGMYPDRDGTDSAPSAGVIAGIGRISGVDCMIVCNDATVKGGTYYPLTVKKHLRAQEVAAQNNLTCVYLVDSGGANLPNQDEVFPDRDHFGRIFFNQANMSAQGIAQIAVVMGSCTAGGAYVPAMSDETIIVKNQGTIFLGGPPLVKAATGEVVSAEDLGGGDVHTRLSGVADHLAQNDLHALSLAREAIANLNKNKAVPASTQPSVAPRFAAEELYGVIPTDTRKPFDVREIIARIVDGSELHEFKPRFGTTLVCGFAHIEGMPVGIIANNGILFSESALKGAHFIELCCQRKIPLVFLQNITGFMVGRKYENEGIARNGAKMVTAVATAAVPKFTIIIGGSFGAGNYGMCGRAYSPRFLWMWPNARISVMGGEQAASVLATVKRDGIEAKGGSWSAEEENAFKAPIRQQYEVQGHPYYATARLWDDGIIDPADSRRVLALGLSAALNAPIPDTKFGVFRM, from the coding sequence ATGCCCGTACTGGAATCCAAACTCAACCCGCGTTCGGCCGACTTCCAGGCCAACGCTGCCGCGATGCGCGCCCTGGTGGAGGACCTCAACCGCCAGATCGACAAGGCTGCCATGGGCGGCGGCGAAGCGGCCCGCGCCAAGCACACGGCGCGCGGCAAGCTGCTGCCGCGCGACCGCGTGGCCATGCTGCTGGACCCCGGCACCCCGTTTCTGGAACTCTCGCCCCTGGCGGCGCTGGGCATGTACCCCGACCGCGATGGCACAGACAGTGCGCCCAGTGCGGGTGTGATTGCCGGCATTGGCCGCATCAGCGGCGTGGACTGCATGATCGTCTGCAACGACGCCACGGTGAAGGGCGGAACCTACTACCCACTGACGGTGAAGAAGCACCTGCGCGCGCAGGAAGTGGCGGCGCAAAACAACCTCACCTGCGTGTACCTGGTGGACTCGGGCGGCGCCAACCTGCCCAACCAGGACGAGGTGTTTCCCGACCGCGACCACTTCGGCCGCATCTTCTTCAACCAGGCCAATATGAGTGCCCAGGGCATTGCCCAGATCGCGGTGGTGATGGGCAGCTGCACTGCGGGCGGCGCCTATGTGCCGGCCATGAGCGACGAGACCATCATCGTCAAGAACCAGGGCACCATCTTCCTGGGTGGCCCGCCGCTGGTGAAGGCGGCCACCGGCGAGGTGGTGAGTGCCGAGGACCTGGGCGGCGGCGATGTGCATACCCGCCTCTCCGGTGTGGCCGACCACCTGGCGCAGAACGACCTGCATGCGCTCTCGCTGGCACGCGAAGCCATTGCCAACCTCAACAAAAACAAGGCCGTGCCCGCCAGCACCCAACCGTCCGTTGCACCGCGCTTTGCCGCCGAGGAGCTGTACGGCGTGATCCCCACTGACACGCGCAAACCGTTTGATGTGCGCGAGATCATTGCCCGCATCGTCGATGGCTCGGAGCTGCACGAATTCAAGCCGCGCTTTGGCACCACGCTGGTCTGCGGCTTTGCCCACATCGAAGGCATGCCCGTGGGCATCATTGCCAACAACGGCATTCTGTTCAGCGAATCGGCCCTCAAGGGCGCGCATTTCATCGAGCTGTGCTGCCAGCGCAAGATCCCGCTGGTGTTCCTGCAGAACATCACCGGCTTCATGGTGGGGCGCAAGTACGAGAACGAGGGCATCGCCCGCAATGGCGCCAAGATGGTGACGGCTGTGGCCACCGCCGCGGTGCCGAAGTTCACTATCATCATCGGCGGCAGCTTTGGCGCTGGCAACTACGGCATGTGCGGCCGTGCCTACAGCCCACGCTTTCTGTGGATGTGGCCGAACGCGCGCATCAGCGTCATGGGCGGCGAGCAGGCGGCCAGCGTGCTGGCCACGGTCAAGCGTGACGGCATCGAAGCCAAGGGTGGCAGCTGGAGCGCGGAAGAAGAGAACGCCTTCAAGGCCCCCATTCGCCAGCAGTACGAGGTGCAGGGCCACCCCTACTACGCCACCGCGCGTCTGTGGGACGACGGCATCATCGACCCCGCCGACTCGCGCCGCGTGCTGGCGCTGGGCCTCTCGGCCGCGCTGAATGCACCCATACCCGACACCAAGTTCGGTGTCTTTCGCATGTGA
- a CDS encoding YbaK/EbsC family protein has translation MCGSELLSLPEGVQRVAAVLQSHEHPHMPVMLDQAARTAQQAADGLGVALGQIAKSIIFRRLSDDAAVLVITSGDRRVDQKKVEAIVGPLGRADAAFVKASTGFSIGGVAPIAHAKPCVTLMDEDLFRFDDIWAAAGHPHAVFQLTPNQLCDMTGVMESDVVEWPFADMPAGARKVLSDRSASVQAAGKSSMSPCVSVCRMEEVKDMCLGCLRTRDELRAWSTLDEDGKFVVWTAIAQRLQGRIT, from the coding sequence ATGTGTGGTTCTGAATTGCTGAGTCTTCCCGAGGGTGTTCAACGCGTGGCTGCGGTATTGCAGTCGCATGAGCACCCGCATATGCCGGTCATGCTGGACCAGGCTGCGCGCACCGCGCAGCAGGCCGCAGACGGTCTGGGTGTGGCGCTCGGCCAGATTGCCAAGAGCATCATCTTCCGGCGCTTGTCGGACGATGCGGCTGTGCTGGTGATCACTTCGGGCGACCGCCGGGTCGACCAGAAGAAGGTGGAGGCCATCGTGGGGCCGCTGGGGCGCGCTGATGCGGCCTTCGTCAAGGCCAGCACCGGCTTCAGCATTGGCGGCGTGGCGCCCATTGCGCATGCCAAGCCCTGCGTCACACTGATGGATGAGGACTTGTTCCGCTTTGACGACATCTGGGCCGCGGCCGGTCACCCGCATGCGGTGTTCCAACTGACTCCCAACCAGCTGTGCGACATGACCGGCGTCATGGAGTCGGACGTGGTGGAGTGGCCGTTTGCCGATATGCCAGCCGGTGCGCGCAAGGTATTGTCTGACCGATCTGCTTCGGTGCAAGCTGCGGGAAAGAGTTCTATGTCACCCTGCGTGTCGGTGTGTCGCATGGAAGAGGTTAAGGACATGTGTCTGGGCTGCCTGCGCACACGGGACGAACTGCGGGCCTGGTCTACTTTGGATGAGGACGGCAAGTTCGTGGTGTGGACTGCGATTGCGCAGCGTTTGCAAGGTCGAATCACGTGA
- a CDS encoding AraC family transcriptional regulator, with protein sequence MSEHPASNAAPGPNLGHAETPVAFVNAIVHAYARRELNPAGMLKQAQITPTILEKPQARVTALQFELASAAAMRELDDEALGWFERRLPWGSYGMLVRASLTAPTLGVALKRWCRHHNLLTGSIQLSVSEKDGVASLNLEELTDLGVLREFCIVSVLRNALGVACWLSDSRIALQRTTLRYAPPLHKDSYRVLFDGPCSFDAEANSLQFDALYLGLPVRRDEAALQRMLERALLLTVRPYRRDRLLVEKTRQLLRQDAAVLRSADALAERLNLSVRSLHRQLHEEDSSLQAIKDAVRRELALELLLRSQRPIKQIAERVGFQNEKSFLRAFKSWTGQTADAVRQTAMQSLSPATSQDRARIARPRAPRTA encoded by the coding sequence ATGTCTGAGCACCCCGCAAGCAATGCTGCCCCCGGCCCCAACCTTGGGCATGCCGAAACACCCGTGGCTTTTGTGAATGCCATCGTGCACGCCTACGCCCGCCGCGAGCTGAACCCGGCCGGCATGCTGAAGCAGGCACAAATCACGCCAACCATTTTGGAAAAGCCGCAAGCGCGCGTAACCGCCCTGCAGTTCGAGCTGGCCTCTGCCGCTGCCATGCGCGAACTCGACGACGAGGCCCTGGGCTGGTTCGAGCGCCGCCTGCCTTGGGGCAGCTACGGCATGCTGGTGCGCGCCTCGCTCACCGCCCCCACCTTGGGCGTGGCACTCAAGCGCTGGTGCCGCCACCACAATCTGCTGACAGGCAGCATCCAGCTCAGCGTCAGCGAGAAAGACGGCGTGGCCAGCCTGAACCTGGAGGAGCTGACCGATCTGGGCGTACTGCGCGAGTTCTGCATTGTTTCGGTTCTGCGCAACGCGCTGGGCGTGGCCTGCTGGCTGAGCGACTCGCGCATAGCCCTGCAACGCACCACGCTGCGCTATGCGCCCCCTCTGCACAAGGACAGCTACCGCGTGCTGTTTGATGGCCCCTGCAGCTTCGACGCCGAAGCCAACAGCCTGCAGTTCGACGCGCTCTACCTTGGACTGCCGGTGCGCCGCGACGAAGCCGCCCTGCAGCGCATGCTGGAGCGCGCCCTGCTGCTGACCGTGCGTCCCTACCGGCGCGACCGCTTGCTCGTGGAAAAGACCCGTCAACTGCTGCGGCAGGATGCCGCCGTCCTGCGCAGCGCCGACGCCCTGGCCGAGCGGCTGAACCTGTCGGTACGCAGCCTGCACCGCCAACTGCACGAGGAAGACAGCAGCCTGCAGGCCATCAAGGACGCGGTACGCCGCGAGCTGGCGCTGGAACTGCTGCTGCGCAGCCAGCGCCCGATCAAGCAGATCGCCGAACGCGTGGGGTTTCAGAACGAGAAGAGTTTCCTGCGCGCTTTCAAGAGCTGGACCGGGCAGACGGCCGACGCGGTGCGCCAGACCGCGATGCAATCGCTCAGCCCGGCAACGTCTCAGGATCGCGCTCGGATTGCGCGCCCAAGGGCACCACGCACAGCGTGA
- a CDS encoding 3'-5' exonuclease has product MNLLLQPQRWWPALKREWLIYHLGHPEFRFMFDPPPENEWVSLDCETTGLNVGKDEIISIGAVRIVGNRIMTSERLELLVRPERGVSAESVKIHRLREQDVAQGLSIDEAMKQLLRFIGSRPLVGYFLEFDVAMINKALFPMLGQGLPQPKIEVSGLYYDYKFRQQPAHTRQDMPQIDLRFDTMMCDLGLPVREAHDALNDAVMAALAFVKLRQLKG; this is encoded by the coding sequence ATGAATCTCCTGTTGCAGCCGCAACGCTGGTGGCCGGCGCTCAAGCGCGAGTGGCTGATCTACCACCTGGGGCATCCGGAGTTTCGCTTCATGTTCGATCCGCCGCCCGAAAACGAATGGGTGTCGCTGGACTGCGAGACCACCGGGCTGAACGTGGGCAAGGACGAGATCATTTCCATCGGTGCGGTGCGCATCGTGGGCAACCGCATCATGACCAGCGAGCGGCTGGAGTTGCTGGTGCGGCCCGAGCGTGGCGTGTCGGCCGAGAGCGTGAAGATCCACCGCCTGCGCGAGCAGGACGTGGCCCAGGGGCTGTCGATTGACGAGGCCATGAAGCAGCTGCTGCGCTTCATCGGCAGCCGCCCCCTGGTGGGCTACTTTCTGGAATTTGACGTGGCCATGATCAACAAGGCCTTGTTCCCCATGCTGGGCCAGGGTTTGCCACAACCCAAAATCGAGGTGTCGGGCCTGTACTACGACTACAAGTTCCGCCAGCAGCCAGCCCATACACGACAGGACATGCCGCAGATCGACCTGCGCTTTGACACCATGATGTGTGACCTGGGGCTTCCGGTGCGTGAAGCCCACGATGCGCTCAACGATGCGGTCATGGCGGCACTGGCTTTTGTGAAGTTGCGGCAGCTCAAGGGGTAG
- a CDS encoding 2-hydroxychromene-2-carboxylate isomerase: protein MKQIRFFLDFVSPYAYLAFEELPRALQGLSYAVHYVPVGLGFVLRHHGSLGPAEIPAKRDWTYRHVMWLAHNRGVALDMPLLHPFNPMALLRLAVATDPRGEPNRYVCETLFRHVWVGGADPTDLARLKEVADTLVPQRDAADESVKAQLKQHTDQAIALDVFGVPAFEVDGKVFWGLDALPMLRSYLEGDAWFSDVNWNASHAVPSALPPRKP, encoded by the coding sequence GTGAAACAGATCCGTTTTTTTCTTGACTTCGTATCGCCCTACGCCTACTTGGCGTTCGAGGAGCTGCCTCGGGCATTGCAAGGGCTGAGCTATGCAGTGCACTATGTGCCGGTGGGCCTGGGTTTTGTGCTGCGCCACCACGGCAGCCTGGGGCCGGCCGAGATACCGGCCAAGCGCGACTGGACCTATCGCCATGTGATGTGGCTGGCGCACAACCGAGGCGTCGCGCTGGACATGCCGCTGCTGCACCCCTTCAACCCCATGGCCCTGTTGCGCCTGGCGGTAGCCACCGACCCACGGGGTGAGCCCAACCGCTATGTGTGCGAGACCCTGTTCCGCCACGTCTGGGTGGGCGGTGCCGACCCCACGGATCTGGCCCGTCTGAAAGAAGTGGCCGATACGTTGGTGCCGCAACGCGACGCGGCGGACGAATCGGTCAAGGCCCAGCTCAAGCAACACACCGATCAGGCCATCGCGCTGGATGTGTTTGGTGTGCCTGCTTTCGAGGTCGATGGCAAGGTGTTCTGGGGACTGGACGCTCTACCCATGCTGCGCAGCTATCTGGAAGGCGATGCCTGGTTCAGTGACGTGAACTGGAATGCCTCCCACGCCGTGCCTTCTGCCTTGCCGCCACGCAAGCCCTGA
- a CDS encoding glyoxylate/hydroxypyruvate reductase A has product MRISFCCTDTPAEPWLNDLGAALPGAEVSLWQPGAAAADYGVVWMPPQAFFDEQPQLRAAFNIGAGVDALLRLNVAPSTRLVRLDDAGMGAQMAEYVCHALIRHYRGFDRYDQQKSQAVWEQHEVLPRSAMPVGIMGLGVLGERVARAVAQFDFPVNGWSRSAKDIPCVRCFHGEQGLSDFLAASKVLVSVLPSTPQTRDLLNRGTLSRLQKGGYLINVARGVQVVEEDLLALIDEGHLAGAALDVFRTEPLPPMHPFWNHPRIRITPHIAALTLRSESIAQISAKIAALEAGRPVAGLVDRQRGY; this is encoded by the coding sequence ATGCGCATCAGTTTTTGTTGTACCGATACCCCGGCCGAACCCTGGCTGAACGACCTGGGCGCGGCGTTGCCGGGCGCGGAAGTCAGCCTGTGGCAGCCCGGTGCCGCAGCAGCAGACTACGGCGTGGTGTGGATGCCACCGCAGGCCTTCTTCGATGAGCAGCCGCAGCTGCGTGCAGCCTTCAATATCGGCGCCGGTGTGGATGCGCTGTTGCGTCTGAACGTTGCGCCCTCCACCCGCCTGGTGCGGCTGGACGATGCCGGCATGGGCGCGCAGATGGCCGAATACGTCTGCCATGCGCTGATCCGCCACTACCGCGGCTTTGACCGCTACGACCAGCAAAAGAGTCAAGCGGTGTGGGAGCAACACGAAGTGCTGCCGCGTTCCGCCATGCCGGTGGGCATCATGGGGCTGGGCGTGCTGGGTGAGCGCGTGGCGCGCGCCGTGGCGCAGTTCGACTTCCCCGTCAACGGCTGGAGCCGCAGCGCCAAGGACATTCCCTGCGTGCGCTGCTTCCATGGCGAGCAGGGCCTGAGCGACTTTCTGGCGGCCAGCAAGGTGCTGGTGTCGGTGCTGCCCTCCACACCACAGACACGCGACCTGCTCAACCGCGGCACGCTGTCCCGGCTGCAAAAGGGTGGCTACCTGATCAACGTGGCGCGCGGTGTGCAGGTGGTGGAAGAAGACCTGCTGGCGCTGATCGACGAAGGCCATTTGGCCGGTGCCGCGCTCGATGTGTTCCGCACCGAGCCGCTGCCGCCCATGCACCCGTTCTGGAACCATCCGCGCATCCGCATCACGCCGCATATTGCGGCGCTGACCTTGCGGTCCGAATCGATTGCGCAGATCAGCGCCAAGATTGCCGCCCTGGAAGCTGGAAGACCTGTTGCCGGTCTGGTTGATCGCCAGCGCGGATACTAG
- a CDS encoding DUF294 nucleotidyltransferase-like domain-containing protein has protein sequence MPNAFNFNASPFDCLTQEEQRLVRDSVDVVYFPKGAAILDVGIAPTHLFVIIKGYVSQMDGSEVMTSYGPEDCFDGRGLVAGKVSSRFVAAEEVVAYQLAKQAVSDLIAANATFGALLFSDLSNKLSALSARQSQHELQSLTMSRVDEAFLRPAHFVDVDTDILSIVRHFHEHRTSNVLVRDSRSQPERLGIFTATAIQRAILDGRPLDKLPVGDLANFRLIEVKASDQLGDAMAVMLRNRVHRVVVVNDSGAIVGILEALDLFSFLSNQSHLITEKIEEAKDLQGLSLAAAQITRMITLLHRSGSRVNLIAKLVQQLNARLFERAWQLIAPPELVSNSCLFVMGSEGRGEQLLKTDQDNGLVLRDGYVAPDNLAALCEQFSQALASFGYPPCPGNIMVSNADWRHTVADFSRLARQWLIMPDGDSLMKLAIFMDAHAVCGDAHLLDAVQEALSALATDNDAMLNRFASAIDAFGSGTGWWNRLLGLGDGANHLNIKKEGIFPLVHGVRSLAMAQRVKETGTTARIAVLVSQEVLTAEMGADLTDSLHFFMGLKLKAGLAELDTGRPVTGAIQVDQLSSLDRDLLKDTLGVVKRFKSLLRLRFHLEAV, from the coding sequence ATGCCCAATGCTTTCAACTTCAATGCGTCGCCCTTTGATTGCCTGACGCAGGAAGAGCAGCGCCTGGTGCGCGACAGTGTGGACGTGGTGTACTTCCCCAAAGGGGCCGCCATTCTGGACGTGGGCATTGCGCCCACCCATCTGTTTGTCATCATCAAGGGTTATGTGAGCCAGATGGATGGCAGCGAGGTCATGACCAGCTACGGGCCGGAAGACTGCTTCGACGGGCGCGGACTGGTTGCCGGCAAGGTCAGCAGCCGGTTTGTGGCGGCAGAAGAAGTGGTGGCCTACCAGCTGGCCAAGCAGGCCGTCAGCGATCTGATTGCGGCCAACGCCACCTTTGGCGCGCTGCTGTTTTCCGACCTCAGCAACAAGCTCAGCGCGCTCTCCGCCCGGCAAAGCCAGCATGAGTTGCAAAGCCTCACCATGTCGCGCGTGGACGAGGCCTTTTTGCGCCCCGCACATTTTGTGGATGTGGATACCGACATCCTGTCCATCGTGCGGCACTTTCATGAGCACCGTACCTCCAACGTGCTGGTGCGTGACAGTCGCAGCCAGCCCGAGCGGCTGGGCATTTTTACCGCCACGGCCATACAGCGCGCGATTCTGGATGGGCGGCCGCTGGACAAATTGCCGGTGGGGGATCTGGCCAACTTCAGGCTGATCGAGGTCAAGGCATCCGACCAGTTGGGCGACGCCATGGCCGTGATGCTGCGCAACCGGGTGCACCGCGTGGTGGTGGTGAATGACAGCGGTGCGATTGTCGGAATCCTGGAAGCGCTGGACCTGTTCAGTTTTCTCTCCAACCAGTCGCACCTGATCACCGAAAAGATCGAAGAGGCCAAGGACCTGCAAGGCCTGAGTCTGGCCGCCGCGCAGATCACCCGCATGATCACCTTGCTGCACCGTAGCGGCTCGCGTGTGAACCTGATTGCCAAGCTGGTGCAGCAGCTCAACGCGCGCCTGTTTGAGCGTGCCTGGCAATTGATAGCGCCGCCAGAGCTGGTCAGCAACAGCTGTCTGTTTGTCATGGGCAGCGAAGGCCGTGGCGAGCAGTTGCTCAAGACCGACCAGGACAATGGTCTGGTGCTGCGCGACGGTTACGTGGCGCCGGACAATCTGGCCGCCTTGTGCGAGCAGTTCTCGCAGGCGCTGGCCAGCTTTGGCTATCCGCCATGCCCGGGCAACATCATGGTGAGCAATGCGGACTGGCGCCACACCGTAGCCGACTTTTCACGTTTGGCACGCCAGTGGCTGATCATGCCCGATGGCGACAGCCTGATGAAGCTGGCCATCTTCATGGATGCCCACGCCGTCTGTGGCGATGCCCATCTGCTGGATGCCGTGCAGGAGGCGCTGAGCGCGCTGGCCACCGACAACGACGCCATGTTGAACCGCTTTGCCTCGGCCATCGATGCCTTTGGTAGCGGCACCGGTTGGTGGAACCGACTGCTGGGCCTGGGCGATGGGGCGAACCATCTCAACATCAAGAAGGAAGGTATCTTCCCGCTGGTGCACGGCGTGCGCAGCCTGGCCATGGCGCAGCGCGTCAAGGAAACCGGCACCACGGCACGCATTGCCGTGCTGGTGTCGCAGGAAGTGCTCACCGCCGAAATGGGGGCGGACCTGACAGACAGTCTGCACTTCTTCATGGGCCTCAAGCTCAAGGCCGGTCTGGCAGAGCTGGATACCGGCAGACCGGTGACCGGTGCCATCCAGGTAGATCAGTTGAGTAGCCTGGATCGTGACCTGCTCAAGGACACGCTGGGTGTGGTCAAGCGCTTCAAGAGTCTGCTGCGTTTGCGCTTTCATCTGGAAGCCGTGTGA